The following DNA comes from Cryobacterium psychrophilum.
ATCAACGCCGCCAATGAAGCTCTGGCGGTCATCGCCGACCTACGAGCTGTGGATGGCATGTCAGCCGTCACGCGGCGAATCCTGTCAGCGGCACCCTGGGTGAACGTGGTGCGGTTCGTTACGCCGGCCGTGTTCGTCGTCGTCTACGTTGCCCTGCTCATCGCCCTGTTCGCCGGCTGAGGCAGCTTCGGTCAGGTTCTCGGCCATTTATCCTGACGTTCCACTGATGTTGTAACCGCGGTCACGGGGCCAGATGTCACGGATGTCGACGTGGAGTCTGCCGTGATGGTCGCTCTGGATTTAGCCTCAATACCGTTCAGTTAAGGGGTTTGCCGGTATGATTGGGGTATGGCTCGATCTGGTTGGGTAAAGCCGGTCTCTGACCGCCGGTTGTCGGATTTTGTGTCGGTGGGCCTGTTGACGCGGGTGTTTCCTGCGGGTGTGGTTGATGAGGTGATTGCTGCGGCGGGGCGTACTGAGGTGCGTCAGCGTGCGTTGCCGGCGCGGGTGATGGCGTATTTCTCGATTGGGATGGCGTTGTATTCGGAGGACTCTTACGAGGACGTATTTCTGTCTTCTTCGTCACAGCATCAAGTGTCGTCATCACGGCACCTTTCCCGCCAGACCCAAGTCCAGCGCGTTAGGCCGGAAACACCGTTTAAGAGACAGTCCCGATTCAGGTTGAGCCACCGGCCACACCAGGGACGACTCTCGCAACATGGGTCAGCGTGCCCGACACTGCGCTCGGCGATCCCTATCGACGCCCAGGGCGAGGGCCTGTGAATCGCCCTTGACTGCGCCGGGAAGGGGACCGTGACAGTCGACATGAGCGACGGCACGTCGTCCACCTTCCAATGCACCTCGGACACAGTGTCGCACTATGGCAATCACTCCAACCAGCCTCACGGACAGTCAACGGTCTCGGTGTCCACGACGGACGATGTTGTCTGGGGACTAACGATCTCGAGCGCGCCGCTCACCGACCCAAGTCAGGGCTGAGGCGACGTCACTGTGTCACGGACTGGGAGCACGCAGCAGCATCCACCTGTCTACGATTCGGTCCGATAGCCGTTGATTTTCGAAACAGCGACGCTATGTGAGCACGCAGGCGGTGCTGCAATCTGGTCCCAACCGGCAGGGCCGAGAGTCCCTGAAGTCCCGTTCAGTGATGAATCGACAATCGCTCCGCTGCCCCGCGGGCACGGAGGTGACTTCGTTGATTCTGCGGCATTGGCATGTCATGCGAATGTAGCAATGTGCTGCTACATTACTGTAGCGTTCAGGTGATACAAGAGAGTGAAGGGTCGCAGCGCATGACGTGGTTGTATCTGTTGGTGTTCGGCTCCCTCGTCGCGGGTATTATTCTCGCGTTGGCGTGGTGGCTGATCTGGGGGCGCAGGGCCGGGCTGCCATTCGGTCCCGCTAGCGGCTTCACAATCACCGCGGGACTTCTTGCCCTGGTGGGTGACATCGTGAGGCGTCTACTTGACGCGTCGATTCTGCTGCCTTTCGACGTGCCGCGTTTCCTGAGCGATTGGTATTGGGACTACCGGTTCACTGTCCCGCTACTGGTAGGTATTCTCAGCGTGGTGTTCCTCGCATTCCCGGTTCATGCGCGTGGCGGGCGGGGTACGGCGGAGCTCACCCGACGTTCGCCGATATCTTTCGCGCGAGCGAGGTGGTTCCTTGCCCCAGGCGTTCTCCTCGCCCTCATTCTTCTCATCACAGTCGTGGCGGGGGCAGCGTCTGAGCCAGACTCTGTGACGGGTCGCTACACGATGTACTCCGTGGATCTCGGCGGGGAGCGGGGAATGGGAACCGGCATCTACGGATGGTTCTTCTCCATTCCGGCCATGATTCTCACGGGCATCCTGATCGTGATCAGCATCGTCGGCCTGTCTCTCATCGCCCGGCCAGCACTGGCCGAGGATCAGGAGCGAGATATCCGCGTGCGCACTATCCGCACCCGCAACATCGTCGTCGCAGGAACAGGCGCGCTGCTGTTGCACCTGGGACTCATCTTCAGCTCGCTCGCCGGGACCGCATCGATTCGAGCATGGTTCACTACCTCCGAGGGACCCGTGGCATTTTGGACCACGTTCTCCGCCCTCCAGCCTGTGTTCACTGCCGCGTCTATGCTGTGTGCCGCGCTCGGTATCGCACTCTGGGCTACCATCGCGCTGTCAGCCATTCCGTCGCGTCGCCGCGTGCCGGTCATGGTCGGGTCATGATTATCACCTTGTCCGGGTCCGCGCCACCGACGGATCAGATTCACGACCAGATCCACGGGCTGGTCGCGACCGGTCGGCTGGCGGCCAACGAACGCCTCCCCTCAGTGCGCCAGCTCGCCAAAGACCTCTGTGTTGCCACGGGTACCGTCGCAAAGGCCTATCGAGCGTTGGAAGCCGAGGGCTTCCTCGTCAGCCGAACCGGCAGCGGAACCCGCGTCAGCCCCACCGCGTCCACGACAGCCCGACCCGTGCTCGAAGCCGCCCGCCGCCTCGCTGGTGCCAGTACCCGTGCCGGCACCAGCCTCGACGACACGATTCGTATCCTCCGCGCCACCTGGCCGGTCGCGCCCGGAGCCGACACGACAAAACAGAACAGGTCATGAACCCCGCCACCACCAGGTCAATAAGATGACAACCGGACTCCACCAGATAGTACGAATGCGCTAGCCGAGACCTCTGCGGACGTCCTGCAAGGGTTGGGCGGACGGGCGCTCCTGGTTGGTGTAGTTTACGGCTGGCCGACCGTGGAGTCCTCTGCCGCGAGAGCAGACAGCAGGAGGTGCCGGCCACGGAGCTGAAAACCCGCCAACGCGATGAGGTCCTCAACGTCGGCGGGATCCAGATACTCCGTCACTTGGAGAGGGCGTCGAGCAGTTCCGTTTTCTCGTGCATGATGCGCTCAAAGAGCGCGCGGGCACGGGTATTCTTATCCGCTTTGGCGGCGCCCTCTTCAACGGCCATCTTCACGACTTCCGTCTTCGAGCGGCGCCCTTGCGCGGCGAGAGCCTCCATGCTTCACAGCGCGTGTGGAGGCGAGGTGAGCGTGCGACGGCACCGTTTTACCTTTCCGATTGGCGAGGCGGTCGCGTCGTTCAGCGCTCTTCGCTGCCCAGCGCAATTCGGTCAGCGATATCGGAAACGTCATCAAGGCGCCCGGAAGCCACATCCATGATGAATTCGTAGGCATCATCATTGGACCAGGTCAACCGTCGTCCGTTCAGACCGAGGAAGGCGATCAAGGCAGCGAGACTCAGCCGCTTGTTGCCGTCAATCAGTCCGTGATTGCGGGCCAAGGAATGCGTCAGCGCCGCGGCCTTCTCATTGAGACTCCCGTAGGCGTCTCCTCCGAACGCGCTCGCGCGTGGACGGGCCAGCGCTGACTCAAGCAGTCCCTGGTCCCGAACCGGCATGTCTCCTCCAAGAACTCGCTGCCCAACGTAGAGGAGATCCGCGTAGGTGAGATAGATCACTTTCCGAGACGTTCAAGCGCTTCGGCGTAGCGCGGGAGCTGCTCGTCGAGAACACTGCTCAGGAGGTCCTGGCGACTGTGATTCTCGACGTATTCCCGCACCGCCTGCTTGACGACGTCCTGCATGGATCGGCACTCATATTCGGCGCGTCGACGCAGGGCGTCCGCCTCAGCATCAGTCAAGCGAAGGGTCATTGGCATGCACACATGGTATCACCGGTGACACCGTTGGCCACAGTGTCCCGGCGAGGGTTCGCCGACCGGTGGCATCCCCGCTGCTTGCGCTGAAGCCCGACATTCAGTTGACCCTGTTGATCGGCCGGTACGCCCAAATTCACTATCTGCCGTCGGCGCTGCACAACACGCTGACAGACACGGTGCGCAACTGTCAGCTATTCGTACCGCAGCGGTTTCCGCTCGTGCACCCGTCGCCGCTGAACTTCCGCTGGCAGGCACAGAACCCGTGGTTCGTCACCGAGGTGCTCCCGGAGCTGCGCACGCACGCCCACCGCCGCCCTCGACAACCCGATCGCCGACAGCCACCACCGTCGCGGTCCTTCCTGAGAGACTGGTGTCATGACCCAACGGCAGAGCGTTCAAGCCTTCCACGCGCACGCGGCGAGCATGACCGCCGTCGTCACCACGGGTGTTGGAGACTTCGACCGGCTCGTTATGAGCGAGGTCCCCAAGCCGGCGGCCGGACCGGGAGAGGTTCTCGTTCAGGTGCTCGCGGCTGGCGTCAACAACACCGACATCAATACCCGGCTCGGCTGGTATTCGTCGACCGTATCGACCGCCACCAACGAATCATCCGACGGGATCGATGGTCTGGGAGCAGGTCGCACTGACGGAGGCTGGAACGGGGCCACACCGTTTCCGCTGATCCAGGGCACAGACTGCTGTGGCCGTGTCGTCGCCGTCGGCACCGGGGGCGACGAGGCCGTCGTCGGTGCCCGGGTGCTCATTCGTTCGTGCATGCCGCTCGGCGACGGGGCAGATTCCCACGAGACGGAGTGGCTCGGGTCTGATCGTGACGGCGCATTCGCTCAGTTCACCGTCGTTCGCGCCCGCGACGTGTTCCCGGTCGAGAGCACGTGGAGCGATGCAGAGCTCGCAACGATTCCCTGTGCGTATGGCACCGCGGAGAATATGGTGAGCCGTGCCGGGATCACCGTGGGCACGCGCGTGCTCGTTCCCGGAGCATCCGGGGGCGTTGGATCGGCCGTCGTGCAGCTTGCGAAACGACGTGGCGCGTACGTCATCGGGATCGCGAGCGCCGCGAAACGCGACCGTGTGCTCGAGATCGGTGCCGACGAGGTGCTTGAGCGGGGAACGGACCCGGTTGTGCAGCTGGGTGCCCAGAGCGTCGACGTCGTGATCGACAACGTCGCCGGCAGCGGGTTTGGCAGCATGCTCGCCCTGCTGCGTCACGGAGGCGTCTATGTGACGTCGGGTGCAATCGCCGGCCCGATCGTCGAACTTGACCTGCGCACGCTCTACCTGGGCGACCTGCGGCTCATCGGGTGCACCGCCTGGGATGAGCATGTGTTTGCCGACGTCGTTTCGTACGTCGAACGCGGCGAGATCCGCCCGCTGCTCGAGCGCACCTACCCGATGAGCGACATTGTCACCGCGCAGCGAGACTTTCTTGAAAAGCGCCACGTCGGAAACGTCGTCCTGATTCCGCCAACGTTGAGCAACTGATTCGCGACGGAACACCGGCCGTGTCTGTCTTCAGCCGTCCGCGACGCTTCTATCGGCTCACGGCTGGTCGCCGATAGAAGTTCAAGCCGGGGGTCTGGCAAGCAGCGGTTCACGGCAACCTTCGACACCGTTGAGACGCCGAGCGATGACTCGGGATAGTTCGCATGCCCCCGCGGTTAGGCTGAATCCATGCCCCACCCGAACAGTCGCGCTGCCAAGGCCGTTCGTCGACGCAAACGACGCACGGCGCTGGTCGAAAGCGATCTGACCGCAGACCAGTGGGCGACGCTGCAGCAGCTATGGGACGGCTGCGCCTATTGCGCAGCACACGACCGTGCCCTGCAGCGCGACTGCGTGTAACCAATTTCCCGGGGTGGGCGATACACCCTCGACAACATCGTTCCGGCGTGCGGCGCCTGCAACGCAAGCAAGAGCAACGACGAGGTGACGAGCTGGATGCGCCGCAAGAAGTTGGATGAGCGCCGCTTTCTCGTGCGGTTAGTCGAGGTGCGGGCCGCACTGACCCTGAAACCGGATGCTGCCACGCCCTGACCTGAACGTGGTGTCCGTCAGTGAGCGTGAGCCGGCGGCCGTGTTCGCCGCCCCCGACGAAAGGCGCGTCATCGCTGCGGGCGTATTCAACTCGGGGCTGTTATCGAGGGCTCGCCCGTTGCCCGGGGCCACAAACAACAACGCAGCCGCACCGCACGACCTGCTGCGCCGTGTCGACGCCCTCATCGACGTGCTCGAGCAGCGTGCGGTGACACTGCCGCAGGCCGCGATTGCCTTCCCGCTCCACAATTCTGCCGTCGCGAGCGTGGTTCTCCGGATGCGCACGGCGGCGCAGGCGAACGAGAATTGCGATCTGCACGAGACGGCGATCGAGCCGTCACTGTGCGGAGAACGTCGCGGTGCGGGGCTACTGGGCTGGGGTCGCGCCCGTCGTTTCCCCACGGTCGAGCTCGTCCTCCGGCGCTTTGGCACGAGCGTGCTGCGAGTTCGAGTTGCTCTCGCCGCATTGCTCGCCGCAAACTAGAGGTACCGGATCGCTATTGAGTCTTCCGCCTACGGCTAAGGAGCTCCCATGACCGAACCGAACGACGCACGCGTCGGTCTCTACATCGACTTCGACAACATCGTCATCTCGCGTTATCAGCAGCTGCACGGGCGCAACGCGTTCCAGCGCGACGGTATCCGTGACTTCGACAAGTCGAGGGCGGATGCCGACCCCGAGATCGCCGCGAGACTCGCCGCCGCCACGGTCGACTTCAACGCCATCATCGATTTCGCCTTGTCATTCGGCGCCCTGGTCGTCAACCGGGCATACGCCGACTGGTCAGTGCCCGTCAACGCGAATTACCAACGCCAGCTCATGTCCCGAGCGGTTGACCTAACTCAGCTCTTCACCGCAACGACGCGGGGAACGAAGAACGGCGCCGACATCCGGCTCGCCGTCGACGTCGTCGAAGACCTCTTCCGGCTGCCCGACCTCACCCACGTCATCATCGTCGCCGGCGACTCCGACTACATCGCTCTCGCCCAGAAGTCGAAGCGACTCGGTCGCTTCGTCGTCGGCATCGGAGTCGCCGGGTCGACGAGCACCTCCCTCGCGGCAGCCTGCGACGAATTCGAGGACTACGGCTCGCTCCCCGGGATCGAGAAGGTCGCTGCAACGTCGGACGCCGCCGCAACAACGACCGAGAAACCCAAAGCGGGCAAGAAGGCCTCGGAACCCGCTGATAAGCAGCCCAAAGAGGCGCCCACCAAGGTACGCAAGTTCACGACGAACCCGATGTTCTCGCACACCGACGACATGCAATTCGACGAGCCGGAACCGGCTGACGACACCGACCCGCAGACGGTTGCCACGGATCTCCTCGTGCGCGCCCTGCAGATCGGTCACGCGAAAGGCGATGCCGACGAGTGGCTCAATACGGGCACGGTCAAGAACCAGATGCGCAGGATGGACCCCTCCTTCAACGAGAAGCCCCTCGGCTATCGTTCGTTCACCGACTTTCTCGCCTCGCGCAGCGATCTGGCCGAGCTGCAAGAGGACGGCCCACAGCGGCTCATTCGACTGCGCCCCGATGCAGCCGGCCGCCGCTGAGGCCACGAGCTGACAACGCGCGCCCGTCTCAGCGAATCCTGCACGCAGAAGGTGACTCATCGCGGGCTCGCGGCTCCACACGCATCAAGGCGTTCCGAGCCACAACCCACCAGGGAATGAGGGGCTTCGCGGGTGGGCTCTTGTACAGTGAAGGTGTCAATGGTCGCGATCTGTGACCACGGCATCGAGTAGGGAACACACCACGGACCACGAACAACGCGTCGTTCACGCGCGCGAACTTCTCGCGGGCCTTGACCTGCCTCGACCCCTGACACCGGAGAATCTCCATCACCGCATGGAACGGCTGCGCGGCAAACAGATTGTCGTGCGAGAGGCAACATCTCGCATGGTTGAGTTCGGAATCTGCGGCCTGTGGATCGAGATTGCCGACGAAGCATTCGAGCGCGTGCACTACGCACCCACCGAGTCCGCGGTTCACCGGCAGCAATTCCTCAATCACGAGTATGGGCACATGATTCTCGCCCACGAGAAGGTGCTGGTGCCCGCCGACCGCATCGCTCTGTTGGCTCCCCTGATCCCCATTGATGCGATCGTGCACGCGCTGTCTCGTCGGGACTTCACGGTTGAGCAGGAGGCGCTCGCTGAAGCGATCGGCGACGAGCTCGCGATCACCATGCTGAGGGATTCCTTCAACACCCGGTCCGGGGCGAAAACCGGATTCGGGAAGGTTCTCTAATGACCGACCGGCACGTGATCGCCCGCAACGCCAGCGCCGCCGATTCCTCCGCCGCCCAACGCGAACTCGCCCGCAAACTGAACCTTCTGCTCGACGTGGTGGTTGCGGAAGGCAACACTCCGCACACCTATAAGGACATCGCCTCCGCCTTGACGGCGAAGGGGTTGTCTTTGTCCCGCGCACGCTGGGCCTACATGCTTTCCGGGTCAGGACCTCTCGTCACCGAACCAGCGCTGCTCACCGGGATCGCAGAATTCTTCAGGATTCCCGCCGAGTACCTCCGGGGCTCCGACGACGACATTCCGGAACGAGTGGATTCGCAGTTGGCGTTCGTGCGAGAGCTGCGAGCGAACCGCGTCGTCGACTTTGCGGCGCGCACGATCTCTGACGTGTCACCGGAGACCCTTCGAGCCATCACGGCGCTTCTGCGCGACGACATCACCGGGGACAACGCGCCGTAAGGCCCTGCACGGCCCATACCGCGGCCACCGGCTCATCGCTCAGGTTAATCGGGCCAGATCCAGCTTCGTGAGACCGAGGCCGGGCCGCCAGCAGCTACGAAACGGATGCCGCGAGCAGCGCGACGACGACCGTGTCGCCCTTGGTGGAATGCTCGCCGATGGCCGTGAATCCAAGACGGGCGTGAAAGGCGAGCGACCGCGGATTGGGCGGGAACGTGTTGACTTCGCAGAACACCTCGGCGGCCTGAACCTCGCGAGCGGCCTGGAAGACCGAGCCGTAGAGCACCTCGCCGAGGCCCTGGCTTCGGGCGTTCGGCGCCACAACAATGCGATCCACGTAGAGGAAGTCGTTCGACCGCGCTTCGAACCAGCGGTAGTTCTCGCTCGCGTACTCGGCAAACGGGGCAAAACCGATCACGAAACCGAGCACAGTGGCCGCGTCGTCCACGGTCGTGATGACCACCGAATGCGCCGCGGATGCCACGAGTTCCGCCAACGAGTCGGCGTCCAGGGCATTGACCGCAGGAACCGCCGCATTGTTGAGCGTGAGCACCTGGGGCAGGTCGAGGGGATCGAGGGTTCGAAGCGCATACGTCATGGGAGCCACGATACCCAGCAGAGCTGAACAGAGTCCCCAACAGAGCCCTCAGAAGTCACCCCGAGTCGCCCCGGCCCAGCCGCGCAGCTACCCAACGGCGGTGCCAGCATGCGCGAGCCGGCGTGCGTTAAGATTTCAGGGTGCCTCCTGTATCGACTTCCCTCCGCATCGCGCTCGTTTCCCTGCACACGTCCCCGGGCGCTGAACCGGGTTCCGGCGATGCGGGCGGAATGAACGTCGTCGTGCGTAACCAGGCCGAGGCCCTCGCTGCGGCCGGGCACACCGTGGAAATCCTCACCCGGCGCTCCTCCCCCGAGATCGCTCGCAAGGTGCAGCTGCACCCCCGCGTCACCCTGCGTTTTCTCGATGCCGGACCAGCCGCGCCCGCACCCAAGGGCGACCACGAAGACTTCATCGACGCGTTTCGGCAGCGGATGTCTGCCCTCGGCCCGTACGACATCATCCATTCTCATCACTGGTTCTCCGGCATGGCGGCCCTCCCCCTCGCGCGCGAACGCATGACGCCGCACGTGCAAAGCTTCCACAGCATCGCCGCGGAGGAGTCCACCCCCCTCTCGGAAGGCGAGCGGCCGGAGTCCGGTGGGAGAATGGCCGGCGAAGCCTGGCTGGCACGGGAATCCGATGCGATCGTCGCGATCAGCGAGGCGGAAGCCGACACCGTGGTTCGCCGGCTCGGCGGCGTCAGGGAGTGCATTCAGGTGGTGCAACCGGGCGTGGACGGCACCCTGTTTCGGCCG
Coding sequences within:
- a CDS encoding NYN domain-containing protein yields the protein MTEPNDARVGLYIDFDNIVISRYQQLHGRNAFQRDGIRDFDKSRADADPEIAARLAAATVDFNAIIDFALSFGALVVNRAYADWSVPVNANYQRQLMSRAVDLTQLFTATTRGTKNGADIRLAVDVVEDLFRLPDLTHVIIVAGDSDYIALAQKSKRLGRFVVGIGVAGSTSTSLAAACDEFEDYGSLPGIEKVAATSDAAATTTEKPKAGKKASEPADKQPKEAPTKVRKFTTNPMFSHTDDMQFDEPEPADDTDPQTVATDLLVRALQIGHAKGDADEWLNTGTVKNQMRRMDPSFNEKPLGYRSFTDFLASRSDLAELQEDGPQRLIRLRPDAAGRR
- a CDS encoding GNAT family N-acetyltransferase, which encodes MTYALRTLDPLDLPQVLTLNNAAVPAVNALDADSLAELVASAAHSVVITTVDDAATVLGFVIGFAPFAEYASENYRWFEARSNDFLYVDRIVVAPNARSQGLGEVLYGSVFQAAREVQAAEVFCEVNTFPPNPRSLAFHARLGFTAIGEHSTKGDTVVVALLAASVS
- a CDS encoding glycosyltransferase; its protein translation is MPPVSTSLRIALVSLHTSPGAEPGSGDAGGMNVVVRNQAEALAAAGHTVEILTRRSSPEIARKVQLHPRVTLRFLDAGPAAPAPKGDHEDFIDAFRQRMSALGPYDIIHSHHWFSGMAALPLARERMTPHVQSFHSIAAEESTPLSEGERPESGGRMAGEAWLARESDAIVAISEAEADTVVRRLGGVRECIQVVQPGVDGTLFRPTKHPVRPGLGYVLVAARLQPLKGLDLAIEAIAAVPESIRPELIIAGDASTDFDGYVDELRALAARHGIEHDVRFVGPQNRAKLAVLFREARAVLIPSHSETYGLVALEAAASGVPVVAAASGGLREAVVHGTTGVVIESRDPLVWARYISQLLSDHEFAQHLSVAARERAEHLDWPRSAQKLLEVYRRLVLPGSAGCRHELAIA
- a CDS encoding aldo/keto reductase, with protein sequence MLPRPDLNVVSVSEREPAAVFAAPDERRVIAAGVFNSGLLSRARPLPGATNNNAAAPHDLLRRVDALIDVLEQRAVTLPQAAIAFPLHNSAVASVVLRMRTAAQANENCDLHETAIEPSLCGERRGAGLLGWGRARRFPTVELVLRRFGTSVLRVRVALAALLAAN
- a CDS encoding alcohol dehydrogenase family protein, with protein sequence MTQRQSVQAFHAHAASMTAVVTTGVGDFDRLVMSEVPKPAAGPGEVLVQVLAAGVNNTDINTRLGWYSSTVSTATNESSDGIDGLGAGRTDGGWNGATPFPLIQGTDCCGRVVAVGTGGDEAVVGARVLIRSCMPLGDGADSHETEWLGSDRDGAFAQFTVVRARDVFPVESTWSDAELATIPCAYGTAENMVSRAGITVGTRVLVPGASGGVGSAVVQLAKRRGAYVIGIASAAKRDRVLEIGADEVLERGTDPVVQLGAQSVDVVIDNVAGSGFGSMLALLRHGGVYVTSGAIAGPIVELDLRTLYLGDLRLIGCTAWDEHVFADVVSYVERGEIRPLLERTYPMSDIVTAQRDFLEKRHVGNVVLIPPTLSN
- a CDS encoding type II toxin-antitoxin system death-on-curing family toxin; translated protein: MIYLTYADLLYVGQRVLGGDMPVRDQGLLESALARPRASAFGGDAYGSLNEKAAALTHSLARNHGLIDGNKRLSLAALIAFLGLNGRRLTWSNDDAYEFIMDVASGRLDDVSDIADRIALGSEER
- a CDS encoding ribbon-helix-helix protein, CopG family → MPMTLRLTDAEADALRRRAEYECRSMQDVVKQAVREYVENHSRQDLLSSVLDEQLPRYAEALERLGK
- a CDS encoding GntR family transcriptional regulator, with product MIITLSGSAPPTDQIHDQIHGLVATGRLAANERLPSVRQLAKDLCVATGTVAKAYRALEAEGFLVSRTGSGTRVSPTASTTARPVLEAARRLAGASTRAGTSLDDTIRILRATWPVAPGADTTKQNRS
- a CDS encoding HNH endonuclease, whose product is MSRGGRYTLDNIVPACGACNASKSNDEVTSWMRRKKLDERRFLVRLVEVRAALTLKPDAATP